The Apis mellifera strain DH4 linkage group LG8, Amel_HAv3.1, whole genome shotgun sequence genome contains a region encoding:
- the LOC727030 gene encoding myotubularin-related protein 6 isoform X4, which yields MIYILPYQSYLVQANKDTLPQHAGWNFFNVQSEFQRQGVPNEEWSLTYLNTNYELCDTYPKYLYVPSTCANSILIGSAKFRSRGRLPVLTYLHSNKAAICRCSQPLSGFSARCPEDEQMMYNILRTNNNSKYMYVVDTRPRINAFANRATGKGYENENFYDNIKFHFFGIENIHVMRTSLNKLIDLQRMTSMTTFLNNLESSGWLKHIRSILETAWFIARAVSNGVSVVVHCSDGWDRTAQVCSLSALLLDPYYRTIQGFQALIEKDWLAFGHKFSDRCGHINCDNKELAPIFTQFIDATYQLLLQYPHKFQFNEFFLITLHDHIHSCQHGTFIANSEKERQILKLSERTYSLWGYIANNMHEYINPLYKCNRFNEDTSSVLQPKLAPQCITLWRGLYFRFENGIHPRETYEDYLLIMHDHTSCLEDHVKLLLKRVNSLNSVLNLNNIQKRGIQVKLKFDNKYMKDPLSETIIENTNHEERSICKLKINQLQNELKTVALDWKLFRNMEECTCSTTFDAFNKKHHCWSCGEVLCTRCMGAHSILAGHHSQRAVPTCKSCMQNSNIPSTSP from the exons ATGATATATATCTTACCTTATCAAAGTTATCTTGTCcag GCAAATAAGGATACCTTACCACAGCATGcaggatggaatttttttaatgtgcaAAGTGAATTTCAAAGACAAGGTGTTCCAAATGAGGAATGGTCTCTAACATATTTGAACACAAATTATgag ctcTGCGATACttatccaaaatatttatatgtacctAGCACATGTGCCAATAGCATCTTAATAGGTAGTGCAAAATTTAGAAGTAGAGGAAGATTACCagttttaacatatttacatTCCAATAag gctGCTATTTGTCGATGTAGCCAACCTTTATCAGGATTCAGTGCACGATGTCCTGAGGATGAACAAatgatgtataatattttgcgtacaaataataattctaaatatatgtatgttgtAGATACACGACCACGA atTAATGCTTTTGCTAATAGAGCTACAGGAAAAGGATATgaaaatgagaatttttatgataatataaaatttcacttttttggtattgaaaatattcatgtaATGAGAACGagcttaaataaattaatagatt tacaAAGAATGACATCAATGactacatttttaaataatttggaaagCAGTGGATGGTTAAAACATATACGATCTATTTTAGAAACTGCTTGGTTTATTGCTAGGGCAGTTTCGAACGGAGTTAGTGTAGTAGTACATTGTAGTGATGGTTGGGATCGCACTGCTCAAGTATGTTCATTAAGTGCTCTATTATTGGATCCATATTATAGGACAATTCAAGGTTTTCAA gcTTTGATAGAAAAAGATTGGTTGGCTTTTGGACATAAATTTAGTGATCGTTGTGGTCACATTAATTgtgataataaagaattagcACCAATTTTTACACAGTTTATTGATGCAACTTATCAATTATTGTTGCAATATCctcataaatttcaattcaatgaatttttcttaataactcTCCATGATCATATACATAGTTGTCAACATGGTACTTTTATAGCAAattcagaaaaagaaagacaaattctaaa attatccGAAAGAACATACTCTTTATGGGGATACATAGCAAATAATATGCATGAATATATAAACCCTTTATACAAATGTAATCGATTCAATGAAGATACTAGTTCTGTTCTTCAACCTAAATTAGCACCACAATGCATcac TTTATGGCGAGGATTATACTTCAGATTTGAGAATGGTATTCATCCAAGAGAAACATACGaagattatcttttaataatgcatGATCATACTAGTTGTTTAGAAGATCATGTTAAACTTCTTTTGAAG AGAGTCAATTCCTTAAATTcagtattgaatttaaataacatccAAAAAAGGGGGATacaagtgaaattaaaattcgataataaatatatgaaagatcCATTATCTGAAACTATTATAGAGAATACAAATCATGAAGAAAGATCAATatgtaagttaaaaattaatcaattacaaaATGAACTAAAAACAGTTGCTTTAGACTGGaagttatttagaaatatggaAGAATGTACATGCTCTACAACATTTGATGCATTTAACAAAAAG cATCATTGTTGGTCATGTGGAGAAGTATTATGTACAAGATGCATGGGTGCACATAGTATTCTTGCTGGACATCACTCGCAACGCGCAGTGCCTACTTGTAAGTCATGTATGCAGAATTCTAATATTCCTTCTACTAGTCCTTAA
- the LOC727030 gene encoding myotubularin-related protein 6 isoform X2 gives MDQIKIPKILYTHIANIEKQPLTTTGCPLCIKCKHFYIVTFVIPKERDCHDIYLTLSKLSCPVSIEDLYCFHYQANKDTLPQHAGWNFFNVQSEFQRQGVPNEEWSLTYLNTNYELCDTYPKYLYVPSTCANSILIGSAKFRSRGRLPVLTYLHSNKAAICRCSQPLSGFSARCPEDEQMMYNILRTNNNSKYMYVVDTRPRINAFANRATGKGYENENFYDNIKFHFFGIENIHVMRTSLNKLIDLQRMTSMTTFLNNLESSGWLKHIRSILETAWFIARAVSNGVSVVVHCSDGWDRTAQVCSLSALLLDPYYRTIQGFQALIEKDWLAFGHKFSDRCGHINCDNKELAPIFTQFIDATYQLLLQYPHKFQFNEFFLITLHDHIHSCQHGTFIANSEKERQILKLSERTYSLWGYIANNMHEYINPLYKCNRFNEDTSSVLQPKLAPQCITLWRGLYFRFENGIHPRETYEDYLLIMHDHTSCLEDHVKLLLKRVNSLNSVLNLNNIQKRGIQVKLKFDNKYMKDPLSETIIENTNHEERSICKLKINQLQNELKTVALDWKLFRNMEECTCSTTFDAFNKKHHCWSCGEVLCTRCMGAHSILAGHHSQRAVPTCKSCMQNSNIPSTSP, from the exons ATGGATCAAATAAAGATTCCAAAG atattatatactcATATTGCAAATATAGAAAAGCAACCATTAACTACAACAGGTTGTCCATTATGCATTAAAtgcaaacatttttatattgtaacatTTGTCATTCCAAAAGAGCGAGATTGCCATGATATATATCTTACCTTATCAAAGTTATCTTGTCcag taagTATAGAAGATCtttattgttttcattatCAGGCAAATAAGGATACCTTACCACAGCATGcaggatggaatttttttaatgtgcaAAGTGAATTTCAAAGACAAGGTGTTCCAAATGAGGAATGGTCTCTAACATATTTGAACACAAATTATgag ctcTGCGATACttatccaaaatatttatatgtacctAGCACATGTGCCAATAGCATCTTAATAGGTAGTGCAAAATTTAGAAGTAGAGGAAGATTACCagttttaacatatttacatTCCAATAag gctGCTATTTGTCGATGTAGCCAACCTTTATCAGGATTCAGTGCACGATGTCCTGAGGATGAACAAatgatgtataatattttgcgtacaaataataattctaaatatatgtatgttgtAGATACACGACCACGA atTAATGCTTTTGCTAATAGAGCTACAGGAAAAGGATATgaaaatgagaatttttatgataatataaaatttcacttttttggtattgaaaatattcatgtaATGAGAACGagcttaaataaattaatagatt tacaAAGAATGACATCAATGactacatttttaaataatttggaaagCAGTGGATGGTTAAAACATATACGATCTATTTTAGAAACTGCTTGGTTTATTGCTAGGGCAGTTTCGAACGGAGTTAGTGTAGTAGTACATTGTAGTGATGGTTGGGATCGCACTGCTCAAGTATGTTCATTAAGTGCTCTATTATTGGATCCATATTATAGGACAATTCAAGGTTTTCAA gcTTTGATAGAAAAAGATTGGTTGGCTTTTGGACATAAATTTAGTGATCGTTGTGGTCACATTAATTgtgataataaagaattagcACCAATTTTTACACAGTTTATTGATGCAACTTATCAATTATTGTTGCAATATCctcataaatttcaattcaatgaatttttcttaataactcTCCATGATCATATACATAGTTGTCAACATGGTACTTTTATAGCAAattcagaaaaagaaagacaaattctaaa attatccGAAAGAACATACTCTTTATGGGGATACATAGCAAATAATATGCATGAATATATAAACCCTTTATACAAATGTAATCGATTCAATGAAGATACTAGTTCTGTTCTTCAACCTAAATTAGCACCACAATGCATcac TTTATGGCGAGGATTATACTTCAGATTTGAGAATGGTATTCATCCAAGAGAAACATACGaagattatcttttaataatgcatGATCATACTAGTTGTTTAGAAGATCATGTTAAACTTCTTTTGAAG AGAGTCAATTCCTTAAATTcagtattgaatttaaataacatccAAAAAAGGGGGATacaagtgaaattaaaattcgataataaatatatgaaagatcCATTATCTGAAACTATTATAGAGAATACAAATCATGAAGAAAGATCAATatgtaagttaaaaattaatcaattacaaaATGAACTAAAAACAGTTGCTTTAGACTGGaagttatttagaaatatggaAGAATGTACATGCTCTACAACATTTGATGCATTTAACAAAAAG cATCATTGTTGGTCATGTGGAGAAGTATTATGTACAAGATGCATGGGTGCACATAGTATTCTTGCTGGACATCACTCGCAACGCGCAGTGCCTACTTGTAAGTCATGTATGCAGAATTCTAATATTCCTTCTACTAGTCCTTAA
- the LOC727030 gene encoding myotubularin-related protein 6 isoform X1, whose product MDQIKIPKVENVRILDKYSNNHSIGTLYLTVTHLIFTERNGKKKIWILYTHIANIEKQPLTTTGCPLCIKCKHFYIVTFVIPKERDCHDIYLTLSKLSCPVSIEDLYCFHYQANKDTLPQHAGWNFFNVQSEFQRQGVPNEEWSLTYLNTNYELCDTYPKYLYVPSTCANSILIGSAKFRSRGRLPVLTYLHSNKAAICRCSQPLSGFSARCPEDEQMMYNILRTNNNSKYMYVVDTRPRINAFANRATGKGYENENFYDNIKFHFFGIENIHVMRTSLNKLIDLQRMTSMTTFLNNLESSGWLKHIRSILETAWFIARAVSNGVSVVVHCSDGWDRTAQVCSLSALLLDPYYRTIQGFQALIEKDWLAFGHKFSDRCGHINCDNKELAPIFTQFIDATYQLLLQYPHKFQFNEFFLITLHDHIHSCQHGTFIANSEKERQILKLSERTYSLWGYIANNMHEYINPLYKCNRFNEDTSSVLQPKLAPQCITLWRGLYFRFENGIHPRETYEDYLLIMHDHTSCLEDHVKLLLKRVNSLNSVLNLNNIQKRGIQVKLKFDNKYMKDPLSETIIENTNHEERSICKLKINQLQNELKTVALDWKLFRNMEECTCSTTFDAFNKKHHCWSCGEVLCTRCMGAHSILAGHHSQRAVPTCKSCMQNSNIPSTSP is encoded by the exons ATGGATCAAATAAAGATTCCAAAG gtAGAAAACGTcagaattttagataaatatagtAACAATCATTCTATTGGTACTCTTTACTTAACAGTAACACATCTTATATTTACAGaacgaaatggaaagaaaaaaatttgg atattatatactcATATTGCAAATATAGAAAAGCAACCATTAACTACAACAGGTTGTCCATTATGCATTAAAtgcaaacatttttatattgtaacatTTGTCATTCCAAAAGAGCGAGATTGCCATGATATATATCTTACCTTATCAAAGTTATCTTGTCcag taagTATAGAAGATCtttattgttttcattatCAGGCAAATAAGGATACCTTACCACAGCATGcaggatggaatttttttaatgtgcaAAGTGAATTTCAAAGACAAGGTGTTCCAAATGAGGAATGGTCTCTAACATATTTGAACACAAATTATgag ctcTGCGATACttatccaaaatatttatatgtacctAGCACATGTGCCAATAGCATCTTAATAGGTAGTGCAAAATTTAGAAGTAGAGGAAGATTACCagttttaacatatttacatTCCAATAag gctGCTATTTGTCGATGTAGCCAACCTTTATCAGGATTCAGTGCACGATGTCCTGAGGATGAACAAatgatgtataatattttgcgtacaaataataattctaaatatatgtatgttgtAGATACACGACCACGA atTAATGCTTTTGCTAATAGAGCTACAGGAAAAGGATATgaaaatgagaatttttatgataatataaaatttcacttttttggtattgaaaatattcatgtaATGAGAACGagcttaaataaattaatagatt tacaAAGAATGACATCAATGactacatttttaaataatttggaaagCAGTGGATGGTTAAAACATATACGATCTATTTTAGAAACTGCTTGGTTTATTGCTAGGGCAGTTTCGAACGGAGTTAGTGTAGTAGTACATTGTAGTGATGGTTGGGATCGCACTGCTCAAGTATGTTCATTAAGTGCTCTATTATTGGATCCATATTATAGGACAATTCAAGGTTTTCAA gcTTTGATAGAAAAAGATTGGTTGGCTTTTGGACATAAATTTAGTGATCGTTGTGGTCACATTAATTgtgataataaagaattagcACCAATTTTTACACAGTTTATTGATGCAACTTATCAATTATTGTTGCAATATCctcataaatttcaattcaatgaatttttcttaataactcTCCATGATCATATACATAGTTGTCAACATGGTACTTTTATAGCAAattcagaaaaagaaagacaaattctaaa attatccGAAAGAACATACTCTTTATGGGGATACATAGCAAATAATATGCATGAATATATAAACCCTTTATACAAATGTAATCGATTCAATGAAGATACTAGTTCTGTTCTTCAACCTAAATTAGCACCACAATGCATcac TTTATGGCGAGGATTATACTTCAGATTTGAGAATGGTATTCATCCAAGAGAAACATACGaagattatcttttaataatgcatGATCATACTAGTTGTTTAGAAGATCATGTTAAACTTCTTTTGAAG AGAGTCAATTCCTTAAATTcagtattgaatttaaataacatccAAAAAAGGGGGATacaagtgaaattaaaattcgataataaatatatgaaagatcCATTATCTGAAACTATTATAGAGAATACAAATCATGAAGAAAGATCAATatgtaagttaaaaattaatcaattacaaaATGAACTAAAAACAGTTGCTTTAGACTGGaagttatttagaaatatggaAGAATGTACATGCTCTACAACATTTGATGCATTTAACAAAAAG cATCATTGTTGGTCATGTGGAGAAGTATTATGTACAAGATGCATGGGTGCACATAGTATTCTTGCTGGACATCACTCGCAACGCGCAGTGCCTACTTGTAAGTCATGTATGCAGAATTCTAATATTCCTTCTACTAGTCCTTAA
- the LOC727030 gene encoding myotubularin-related protein 8 isoform X3, producing MDQIKIPKVENVRILDKYSNNHSIGTLYLTVTHLIFTERNGKKKIWILYTHIANIEKQPLTTTGCPLCIKCKHFYIVTFVIPKERDCHDIYLTLSKLSCPVSIEDLYCFHYQANKDTLPQHAGWNFFNVQSEFQRQGVPNEEWSLTYLNTNYELCDTYPKYLYVPSTCANSILIGSAKFRSRGRLPVLTYLHSNKAAICRCSQPLSGFSARCPEDEQMMYNILRTNNNSKYMYVVDTRPRINAFANRATGKGYENENFYDNIKFHFFGIENIHVMRTSLNKLIDLQRMTSMTTFLNNLESSGWLKHIRSILETAWFIARAVSNGVSVVVHCSDGWDRTAQVCSLSALLLDPYYRTIQGFQALIEKDWLAFGHKFSDRCGHINCDNKELAPIFTQFIDATYQLLLQYPHKFQFNEFFLITLHDHIHSCQHGTFIANSEKERQILKLSERTYSLWGYIANNMHEYINPLYKCNRFNEDTSSVLQPKLAPQCITLWRGLYFRFENGIHPRETYEDYLLIMHDHTSCLEDHVKLLLKRVNSLNSVLNLNNIQKRGIQVKLKFDNKYMKDPLSETIIENTNHEERSISSLLVMWRSIMYKMHGCT from the exons ATGGATCAAATAAAGATTCCAAAG gtAGAAAACGTcagaattttagataaatatagtAACAATCATTCTATTGGTACTCTTTACTTAACAGTAACACATCTTATATTTACAGaacgaaatggaaagaaaaaaatttgg atattatatactcATATTGCAAATATAGAAAAGCAACCATTAACTACAACAGGTTGTCCATTATGCATTAAAtgcaaacatttttatattgtaacatTTGTCATTCCAAAAGAGCGAGATTGCCATGATATATATCTTACCTTATCAAAGTTATCTTGTCcag taagTATAGAAGATCtttattgttttcattatCAGGCAAATAAGGATACCTTACCACAGCATGcaggatggaatttttttaatgtgcaAAGTGAATTTCAAAGACAAGGTGTTCCAAATGAGGAATGGTCTCTAACATATTTGAACACAAATTATgag ctcTGCGATACttatccaaaatatttatatgtacctAGCACATGTGCCAATAGCATCTTAATAGGTAGTGCAAAATTTAGAAGTAGAGGAAGATTACCagttttaacatatttacatTCCAATAag gctGCTATTTGTCGATGTAGCCAACCTTTATCAGGATTCAGTGCACGATGTCCTGAGGATGAACAAatgatgtataatattttgcgtacaaataataattctaaatatatgtatgttgtAGATACACGACCACGA atTAATGCTTTTGCTAATAGAGCTACAGGAAAAGGATATgaaaatgagaatttttatgataatataaaatttcacttttttggtattgaaaatattcatgtaATGAGAACGagcttaaataaattaatagatt tacaAAGAATGACATCAATGactacatttttaaataatttggaaagCAGTGGATGGTTAAAACATATACGATCTATTTTAGAAACTGCTTGGTTTATTGCTAGGGCAGTTTCGAACGGAGTTAGTGTAGTAGTACATTGTAGTGATGGTTGGGATCGCACTGCTCAAGTATGTTCATTAAGTGCTCTATTATTGGATCCATATTATAGGACAATTCAAGGTTTTCAA gcTTTGATAGAAAAAGATTGGTTGGCTTTTGGACATAAATTTAGTGATCGTTGTGGTCACATTAATTgtgataataaagaattagcACCAATTTTTACACAGTTTATTGATGCAACTTATCAATTATTGTTGCAATATCctcataaatttcaattcaatgaatttttcttaataactcTCCATGATCATATACATAGTTGTCAACATGGTACTTTTATAGCAAattcagaaaaagaaagacaaattctaaa attatccGAAAGAACATACTCTTTATGGGGATACATAGCAAATAATATGCATGAATATATAAACCCTTTATACAAATGTAATCGATTCAATGAAGATACTAGTTCTGTTCTTCAACCTAAATTAGCACCACAATGCATcac TTTATGGCGAGGATTATACTTCAGATTTGAGAATGGTATTCATCCAAGAGAAACATACGaagattatcttttaataatgcatGATCATACTAGTTGTTTAGAAGATCATGTTAAACTTCTTTTGAAG AGAGTCAATTCCTTAAATTcagtattgaatttaaataacatccAAAAAAGGGGGATacaagtgaaattaaaattcgataataaatatatgaaagatcCATTATCTGAAACTATTATAGAGAATACAAATCATGAAGAAAGATCAATat cATCATTGTTGGTCATGTGGAGAAGTATTATGTACAAGATGCATGGGTGCACATAG
- the LOC413293 gene encoding anaphase-promoting complex subunit 10, producing the protein MSNKTGEIDPIQKELAGRVREVGNHAIWSLSSCKPGFGVDQLRDDITETYWQSDGQLPHLVNIQFKRKTTICDICIYTDYKLDESYTPSRISIRAGTNFNDLQEIEVMDLNEPSGWVIIPIKDINDRPIRTFMIQIAVISNHQNGRDTHMRQINVYSPTQDILGPPASYIAGQFLTNEFLRYATVR; encoded by the exons atgagcAATAAAACTG gagAGATAGATCCTATACAAAAAGAATTAGCAGGTCGTGTACGTGAAGTTGGAAATCATGCAATTTGGAGTTTATCTAGTTGTAAACCTGGTTTTGGTGTAGATCAATTACGTGATGATATTACGGAAACTTATTGGCAATCTGATGGACAACTTCCACATTTggtaaatattcaattcaaaagaaaaacaacaatttgtgatatatgtatatatacagattACAAGCTAGATGAAAGTTATACTCCTAGTag aataagcATCAGAGCAGGCACAAACTTTAATGATCTTCAAGAAATAGAAGTTATGGATCTGAATGAACCAAGTGGCTGGGTTATCATTcctataaaagatataaatgataGACCTATTAGGACATTTATGATACAAATAGCTGTAATAAGCAACCACCAAAATGGGCGGGATACACATATGAGgcaaattaatgtttatagTCCAACACAAGATATTCTTGGACCACCTGCTTCCTATATTGCAGGTCAATTTCttacaaatgaatttttgcgTTATGCTACagttagataa